The Chryseobacterium aureum genome contains a region encoding:
- a CDS encoding patatin-like phospholipase family protein, protein MKKTTILSLDGGGIRGIITCIILRYIEEQLQHYDKPAAKLGDYFDLVAGSSTGGLIASIILSPDETRKAKYSIQKGLELYAEKGGDIFQVSFWEKLVNPFGLLNEKIPQESLEKNLNDFFGNLELKELIKPCLITSYDIENRRAKLFNSWKAHLSTDNFFVKDICRATSAAPTYFSPVQIKSMYGQIFSLIDGGMFANNPALCAYAEARKIPFAEVLKNHQKANHPTVNDMIIVSIGTGIEARPYPFKRLEKAGKIGWVSPIIDILMSANAETVDYQLEQMFQTLGLRNQKNYYRLNPSLKNASPAMDNVRRSNIENLIQAGLSYIDDNRETLNQIVQKLIKNKI, encoded by the coding sequence ATGAAAAAGACAACCATTCTTTCTTTGGACGGAGGTGGAATAAGGGGAATCATTACCTGCATTATTCTGCGTTACATAGAAGAACAGCTCCAGCATTACGATAAACCGGCTGCCAAACTCGGAGATTATTTTGATCTGGTAGCGGGCAGCAGTACCGGAGGTCTGATTGCTTCTATTATTTTATCTCCCGATGAAACCCGAAAAGCAAAATATTCTATCCAGAAAGGATTGGAATTATATGCCGAAAAGGGTGGCGACATTTTCCAGGTTTCTTTTTGGGAAAAACTGGTCAATCCATTCGGATTATTGAATGAAAAAATTCCACAGGAATCGCTTGAAAAAAACCTAAACGACTTTTTTGGAAACTTAGAATTAAAAGAATTAATAAAACCATGTTTAATAACAAGTTATGATATTGAGAACCGAAGAGCAAAGCTTTTTAATTCATGGAAAGCGCACCTCAGCACAGACAACTTTTTCGTAAAAGATATCTGCAGAGCGACTTCAGCTGCCCCTACTTATTTCAGCCCTGTACAGATCAAATCCATGTACGGACAGATTTTCAGCCTGATTGACGGAGGAATGTTTGCGAATAACCCTGCTCTCTGCGCTTATGCAGAAGCAAGAAAAATTCCTTTTGCAGAGGTGTTAAAAAACCATCAGAAAGCTAATCATCCCACAGTAAATGACATGATCATTGTTTCTATCGGAACAGGAATTGAAGCAAGACCTTACCCTTTTAAAAGACTTGAAAAAGCAGGAAAAATTGGATGGGTAAGCCCTATTATCGACATTTTAATGTCCGCTAATGCAGAAACCGTAGACTATCAGCTGGAACAGATGTTTCAAACGCTGGGACTTAGAAATCAGAAGAATTATTACCGCCTGAATCCTTCACTGAAAAACGCTTCTCCAGCCATGGATAATGTGAGAAGATCTAATATTGAAAACCTGATTCAGGCCGGACTGAGCTATATTGATGATAACAGAGAAACATTAAACCAAATTGTTCAGAAACTCATCAAAAATAAAATATAA
- a CDS encoding Na+/H+ antiporter → MHTILPFLLAMVAAIVLLNMWATKLKIAYPILLVVFGLLVSFVPGLPVVKINPDLIFFIFLPPLLFEAAWSISFKEMKKWWRIIGSFAFLVVFFTALAVAVTANYFIPGFTLALGFLLGGIVSPPDAVSTGAIMKFVKIPSSTSAILEGESLLNDASSLIIFRFALVAVGTGQFIWQEASLDFLWMIIGGAGIGLILAWIFVQLHKRLPTEAASDIALTIIEPYLMYWIAEQFHASGVLAVVGGGLYMSGKRLIFLNSTSRIMGYSVWQSFVFILNGIVFLIIGLELPEIVGGLRWEGIPLGTAIQYGILVTGILIAARIISSYAAMLATLIFRPSVAPRASSTKRRLLMPLMLGWTGMRGVVSLAAALAIPITLENGLPFPNRNLILFITFVVILLTLLVQGLTLPYLIKYGHVFDDFADDEKDKKVREEIKHKLKQHVYHFLKDKHENELNGHAGLERMLKHWEEKIQAKDAEWMNEKTKDIFFEMLESQRQFLSELNKDISVNEEIIRHQLYQLDLEEERLRMI, encoded by the coding sequence ATGCATACCATTTTACCCTTTTTACTTGCTATGGTCGCAGCCATCGTGCTGCTCAATATGTGGGCGACCAAATTAAAAATTGCCTACCCGATTCTGCTTGTTGTATTTGGGCTTCTCGTTAGTTTTGTGCCGGGGCTTCCGGTAGTAAAAATCAATCCGGATCTTATCTTTTTTATATTCTTGCCCCCTCTTTTATTTGAGGCTGCCTGGTCTATTTCCTTCAAAGAAATGAAAAAATGGTGGCGTATTATCGGAAGTTTTGCCTTTTTGGTCGTCTTTTTTACTGCGTTGGCAGTAGCGGTAACGGCTAATTACTTTATTCCCGGATTTACCCTTGCGCTTGGGTTTTTGCTGGGAGGAATTGTGTCTCCGCCTGATGCGGTAAGTACCGGAGCCATCATGAAGTTTGTAAAAATACCATCCAGTACATCCGCTATTCTGGAAGGAGAAAGTCTTCTGAATGATGCTTCTTCGCTCATTATTTTCAGGTTTGCCCTGGTTGCAGTAGGAACCGGACAATTTATATGGCAGGAAGCTTCGCTTGATTTTTTATGGATGATCATAGGAGGTGCAGGAATCGGATTAATACTGGCATGGATCTTTGTACAGCTTCATAAAAGACTTCCTACGGAAGCAGCTTCAGATATTGCCCTTACTATTATTGAGCCTTATCTGATGTATTGGATAGCAGAACAGTTTCATGCTTCCGGTGTTTTAGCAGTTGTTGGCGGAGGTCTGTATATGTCAGGTAAACGACTGATATTTCTCAACAGCACCAGCCGAATTATGGGCTATAGTGTATGGCAGAGCTTTGTATTTATCCTGAACGGTATTGTTTTCTTAATCATCGGGCTTGAACTTCCTGAAATTGTCGGCGGATTGAGATGGGAAGGAATACCTCTGGGAACAGCCATTCAATATGGGATTTTAGTAACCGGTATTCTGATTGCTGCCCGAATCATAAGTTCTTATGCTGCCATGCTGGCTACTTTGATCTTCCGGCCAAGTGTGGCCCCCCGGGCCTCTTCCACCAAAAGACGCTTGCTTATGCCTCTTATGCTTGGATGGACGGGTATGAGGGGAGTGGTGTCATTAGCTGCCGCATTGGCAATTCCTATTACTCTTGAAAACGGACTTCCTTTTCCGAACAGAAACCTTATCCTGTTCATTACTTTCGTAGTAATTCTGTTGACCTTGCTTGTACAGGGACTTACATTACCCTACCTGATAAAGTATGGCCATGTATTTGATGATTTTGCAGATGATGAGAAAGATAAAAAAGTGAGAGAAGAAATAAAACACAAACTGAAACAGCACGTTTATCATTTTCTTAAAGATAAACATGAAAATGAACTGAATGGTCATGCCGGATTAGAAAGAATGCTGAAACACTGGGAAGAAAAAATACAGGCTAAGGATGCAGAGTGGATGAATGAAAAGACAAAAGATATCTTTTTTGAAATGCTGGAAAGCCAGAGACAGTTTCTTTCAGAACTGAATAAGGATATATCCGTAAATGAAGAAATTATCCGCCATCAGCTTTACCAGCTGGATCTTGAGGAAGAACGTTTAAGAATGATTTAG
- a CDS encoding complement C1q domain-containing protein, protein MKNLSILMKGILLPLCLMITYSKAQVGINTSNPQTIFHVDGARDNPSAGAPSSIQMGNDVAVTSAGEIGIGTLAPAVKIDTRSVSNSDNSMGIGETSQTASAAGGGAVRYNPLNGGKMQYSDGVVWQDLISSPTKAVVVASLQAANFAVKIPYQVSTGIAGWTEVSDPTGNFTPGTGVFTAPRTGVYLVSFTYDFVRIPIVSGYFSEARYVVNGSSTVKKCIKSYSNISKQAQVAGSCVAGVQLNKGDTLQPYIYQSVYNGNLSLRTDTSSASNEYGFVNLSIVEQ, encoded by the coding sequence ATGAAAAATCTAAGTATTTTGATGAAGGGAATACTACTTCCTTTGTGCCTGATGATAACTTATTCAAAAGCACAGGTAGGTATTAATACTTCAAACCCCCAAACCATTTTCCATGTGGATGGGGCCAGAGATAATCCTTCAGCCGGGGCTCCATCCTCTATCCAAATGGGCAATGACGTGGCTGTCACTTCTGCCGGAGAAATAGGAATCGGAACCTTGGCACCAGCTGTTAAGATTGATACACGTTCAGTATCCAATTCAGACAACTCAATGGGAATAGGAGAAACCAGTCAGACAGCCTCAGCAGCAGGGGGAGGCGCGGTAAGATATAATCCGCTGAATGGTGGAAAAATGCAGTATTCTGATGGGGTGGTATGGCAGGATCTTATTTCTTCCCCTACCAAAGCAGTAGTCGTTGCCAGTCTTCAGGCAGCCAATTTTGCGGTAAAAATTCCCTATCAGGTTTCTACAGGGATTGCAGGATGGACGGAGGTTTCCGATCCAACAGGAAATTTTACTCCCGGGACAGGTGTTTTTACGGCTCCAAGAACCGGAGTATATCTTGTTTCTTTTACGTATGATTTTGTAAGAATCCCCATCGTTTCAGGCTATTTTTCGGAAGCAAGATATGTTGTGAACGGAAGCAGCACGGTAAAAAAATGTATAAAATCTTACTCCAATATTTCAAAACAGGCACAGGTAGCAGGCTCTTGTGTTGCCGGAGTTCAGCTGAACAAAGGAGATACTCTTCAGCCTTATATTTATCAGTCTGTTTATAATGGGAACCTGAGTCTGAGGACAGATACATCCTCTGCAAGCAATGAATATGGCTTTGTAAATCTCTCTATTGTAGAACAATAA
- a CDS encoding helix-turn-helix transcriptional regulator, protein MKKDFYLTRYALIIKRLESSPATYSQLEDYLLNSFEFQDAGIKSYSIRTLQRDIREISDLFNLSIHNKKKGDNRYYIESRPIMEVDEYNQKLLESFQVSNALNLHPDFSDFIFFESRKPTGVEHFYDLFFAIRNKRVVSFEHYNYKNKLMTSRKVHPLALKESKDRWYLIAIDTKDKVLKSFGLDRINYLDVSKNQFREKYKYNFREHFKNAFGVMNLAEQKPQNIVLKCSRHQGEYIRSFPLHQSQKETRETPEEIYFEFFLHPTYDFMQEILSFGKEVTVLEPKGLVDDIRNHLQESLNRYLES, encoded by the coding sequence ATGAAGAAAGATTTTTATCTGACAAGATATGCCTTAATTATTAAAAGATTAGAAAGTTCTCCGGCTACGTATTCCCAGCTGGAGGACTATCTTTTAAACTCTTTTGAATTCCAGGATGCAGGAATCAAGAGCTATTCTATCCGGACCCTTCAAAGGGATATCCGGGAGATTTCCGACCTCTTCAATCTTTCTATCCACAACAAGAAAAAAGGGGATAACCGATATTATATTGAGAGCCGCCCCATCATGGAAGTGGATGAATACAACCAAAAATTACTGGAATCTTTCCAGGTAAGCAACGCGCTGAATCTTCATCCGGATTTTTCAGATTTTATCTTTTTCGAAAGCCGGAAACCAACCGGTGTAGAACATTTCTATGACCTGTTCTTCGCCATCCGAAATAAAAGGGTTGTAAGCTTTGAACACTATAATTATAAAAACAAACTGATGACCTCCAGAAAAGTTCATCCTTTAGCTTTAAAAGAATCCAAAGACCGATGGTATCTTATTGCCATTGATACAAAAGACAAAGTCTTAAAATCTTTTGGACTGGACAGAATCAACTACCTGGATGTATCTAAAAATCAGTTCAGAGAAAAGTATAAGTACAACTTCAGAGAACATTTCAAAAATGCATTCGGAGTGATGAACCTGGCAGAACAGAAACCCCAGAATATTGTTTTAAAATGCAGCCGTCACCAGGGAGAATATATCAGAAGTTTTCCGCTTCATCAATCGCAAAAAGAAACCAGGGAAACTCCGGAAGAAATCTATTTTGAATTTTTCCTGCACCCTACCTACGACTTTATGCAGGAGATTCTTTCCTTCGGAAAAGAAGTTACCGTTCTGGAACCGAAAGGTTTAGTTGATGATATTCGCAATCATTTGCAGGAATCTTTGAACCGTTATCTGGAAAGTTAG
- a CDS encoding Y-family DNA polymerase, with product MYALVDCNNFFVSCERTLDPDLEGKPVVVLSNNDGCVVSRSKEAKDLGIPMAAPAFKYKELFQKHDVKSFSAKFELYNYKSQQVINIAKSYVLEYEVYSIDELFLDLTGFKYINVHQYCLKIRDEIHEKENIPVSIGIAPTKTLCKVANRIVKEFPDNFKGVYILDTPEKIEKALKWLNIGDVWGIGRRLAAKMHDSGVYKAWDLLQKPEMWVRKVMGIHGVRMINELKGIRQLELDAPSPKKSIAVTRSFMQMLTKKEEVRERVETFGMYCSERLRKQNTCCKMITVFVQTNRFRKDLPEYKNAMTRILSNPTNSSILIGRVVNELFEAVYREGFHYKRAGVMVNDFVPEDQRQIGLFEEDIQNQHLPVMKAMDAMNRKFGKDKVRLGSMSGENTFGRAKLSPEYEAFLKNNTLPEANFRFH from the coding sequence ATGTACGCTCTGGTAGATTGTAACAATTTTTTTGTTTCCTGTGAAAGGACTTTAGATCCTGATCTTGAAGGCAAGCCCGTTGTGGTACTTTCCAACAACGATGGGTGCGTGGTGTCAAGAAGCAAAGAAGCAAAAGATCTGGGGATTCCTATGGCTGCTCCGGCGTTTAAGTATAAAGAGCTTTTTCAAAAACATGATGTGAAAAGTTTCTCTGCAAAATTTGAACTGTATAACTATAAAAGCCAGCAAGTCATTAATATTGCTAAATCTTACGTTTTAGAATATGAAGTTTACAGTATTGATGAGCTTTTTCTTGATTTGACAGGATTCAAATATATCAACGTTCATCAATATTGCCTTAAAATCCGGGATGAGATTCATGAGAAAGAAAATATTCCGGTAAGTATAGGCATTGCCCCTACTAAAACATTGTGTAAAGTGGCCAACAGAATTGTAAAAGAATTTCCGGATAACTTTAAGGGCGTTTATATTCTGGATACTCCCGAAAAAATTGAAAAAGCCCTGAAATGGCTTAATATAGGAGATGTATGGGGGATAGGAAGAAGGCTGGCTGCCAAAATGCATGACAGCGGTGTATACAAAGCCTGGGATCTTCTTCAGAAACCTGAAATGTGGGTGCGGAAAGTGATGGGAATTCATGGAGTAAGAATGATTAATGAATTGAAAGGAATTCGCCAGCTTGAACTGGATGCCCCTTCTCCTAAAAAATCCATAGCCGTTACCCGAAGTTTTATGCAGATGCTCACTAAGAAAGAAGAAGTAAGGGAAAGGGTGGAAACTTTTGGAATGTACTGCTCAGAAAGATTGAGAAAGCAGAATACCTGTTGCAAAATGATTACGGTTTTCGTACAGACCAACCGGTTCAGAAAAGATCTGCCCGAATACAAAAATGCAATGACCCGCATCCTTTCTAATCCTACCAATTCATCCATCCTGATTGGGAGAGTGGTGAATGAACTCTTTGAAGCTGTTTACAGAGAAGGATTTCATTATAAAAGAGCCGGTGTGATGGTGAATGATTTTGTTCCCGAAGATCAGAGACAGATTGGTCTTTTTGAGGAAGATATACAGAACCAGCATCTTCCCGTTATGAAAGCTATGGATGCTATGAACCGGAAATTCGGAAAAGATAAAGTGCGCCTTGGAAGCATGAGTGGAGAAAATACTTTTGGGCGGGCAAAACTATCCCCGGAATATGAAGCCTTTCTTAAAAATAATACATTGCCGGAGGCCAACTTTAGATTTCATTAA
- a CDS encoding CdiA C-terminal domain-containing protein: protein MSLDILNNKGSSDLSMSKLLSEENIQNGLFEQNLFNNKKNAFEEISAFKNSPFGQYWEKQLPSWAIADYGPARILNESSFSIIDLSKKFNYSSSALYNNTISEDWKDIKFKVYANPDGQEVLKHYANPEVKPDNNEIIFFIETDDGKFDFGKIVRVKLGVEAIKKLHFQYPFFGQTNEEDLAEEFLKRPFEVKNNPNLEFIQASKEVKLDTKELKDLLVKAIKYDFNQKKFDDMSWFLLFLQGDKYLGLNIPKKILEFSHWMRTKKYEEEKYWNALLNKGFTPAFLPNSIVPQNRKEIQESIKNKLKQQIDSISKFNQNDAVVEKIFKEILNNVLLYLFEKFSSLLDDGLKKFDELLPEGEMLNEIYNLNAFLVGLWNGCLEFVAGLIDLVSLVLMIARDGIGFVLTDALGEAFENLLNELVFNFEDFIKKLWTKLVIALKEFPDWYLKYGTNQYYWYKKLGELTPDILTFLVPALKAGRAAKAAQEASILKKAATAAEKDLVAEREYQKYLEGYYEALRKQSDDFAKKLEEQSAKKESKEAFEKAEKELDEIINTENKTNPSKGEMPNAKPKGRITKIPDNLDDATKTSLILENEAAEILSKKGFDIEQNPSISTTLKNPDYIIEGKIFDCYSPYNSNKAVRGIWTEISDKVKKDQTNRIVLNLKNWNGDIPKLQKQFLDWEIEGLKEVIYITKQGDINYLKLK from the coding sequence ATGAGTTTAGATATATTAAACAATAAAGGGAGCAGCGATCTATCCATGTCTAAGCTACTTTCAGAAGAGAACATTCAAAATGGATTATTTGAACAAAACTTATTTAACAATAAAAAAAATGCTTTTGAGGAAATAAGTGCCTTTAAAAATAGTCCTTTTGGACAATATTGGGAAAAGCAATTACCTTCTTGGGCTATTGCAGATTATGGCCCGGCAAGAATTTTAAATGAATCCAGTTTTAGTATTATAGATCTTTCCAAAAAATTTAATTATTCATCATCAGCGCTTTACAACAACACAATTAGCGAGGATTGGAAAGACATAAAGTTTAAAGTCTACGCAAACCCTGACGGTCAGGAAGTTTTAAAACATTATGCGAATCCTGAAGTAAAACCGGATAATAATGAAATTATATTTTTTATTGAAACGGATGATGGAAAATTTGATTTTGGAAAAATTGTGCGGGTAAAACTAGGAGTGGAAGCAATAAAAAAACTTCACTTTCAATATCCATTTTTCGGACAAACAAATGAGGAAGATTTAGCTGAAGAATTTCTAAAACGGCCTTTTGAAGTGAAAAATAACCCAAATCTTGAATTTATTCAGGCTAGTAAAGAAGTAAAACTTGATACAAAAGAATTAAAAGATCTTTTAGTAAAAGCTATCAAATATGATTTTAATCAAAAGAAATTTGATGATATGTCATGGTTTTTACTCTTTTTACAAGGAGACAAATATTTAGGCTTAAATATTCCTAAAAAGATTCTGGAATTTTCTCATTGGATGAGAACCAAAAAATATGAAGAAGAAAAATACTGGAATGCCCTATTGAATAAAGGCTTCACTCCTGCCTTTTTACCCAATAGTATCGTTCCTCAAAACAGAAAAGAAATACAGGAGTCTATAAAAAATAAGCTTAAGCAACAGATTGACAGCATTTCAAAATTCAATCAAAACGATGCGGTTGTAGAAAAAATATTTAAGGAAATTCTGAATAATGTTTTATTATATTTGTTTGAAAAATTTTCTTCTTTATTAGATGATGGGCTAAAGAAATTTGATGAACTTTTACCCGAAGGAGAAATGCTTAACGAGATTTACAATCTCAATGCTTTTTTAGTAGGTCTTTGGAATGGATGTTTAGAATTTGTAGCAGGGCTTATAGATTTGGTCTCTTTAGTATTGATGATCGCAAGAGATGGTATCGGCTTTGTACTCACTGACGCACTGGGAGAGGCTTTTGAAAACCTTTTAAATGAGCTTGTTTTTAACTTTGAAGATTTTATAAAGAAACTTTGGACAAAACTTGTTATAGCATTAAAAGAATTCCCTGATTGGTATTTGAAGTACGGCACCAACCAATATTATTGGTATAAAAAGTTGGGAGAACTTACTCCTGACATACTTACATTTCTTGTTCCTGCTTTGAAAGCTGGCCGAGCAGCAAAAGCTGCACAGGAAGCTTCTATATTAAAAAAAGCTGCTACCGCTGCTGAAAAAGATTTAGTAGCAGAGCGAGAGTATCAAAAATATTTGGAGGGTTATTATGAAGCATTAAGAAAGCAATCTGATGATTTTGCTAAGAAGCTAGAAGAACAGTCTGCAAAAAAGGAAAGTAAAGAAGCCTTTGAAAAAGCAGAAAAGGAACTAGATGAAATAATAAATACTGAAAACAAGACTAATCCTAGTAAAGGTGAAATGCCGAATGCTAAACCAAAAGGACGCATAACAAAAATACCTGACAATTTAGATGATGCAACAAAAACATCATTAATATTAGAAAATGAAGCTGCAGAAATTTTATCTAAAAAAGGATTTGATATAGAGCAAAACCCATCTATCTCAACAACATTAAAAAACCCAGACTATATTATTGAAGGAAAGATTTTTGACTGCTACTCTCCTTACAACAGTAATAAAGCTGTTAGAGGTATATGGACTGAAATTTCTGACAAAGTAAAAAAAGACCAAACCAACAGAATTGTTTTAAATTTGAAAAATTGGAACGGAGATATTCCAAAACTTCAAAAACAATTTTTAGATTGGGAAATAGAAGGATTAAAGGAAGTTATTTACATAACTAAACAAGGAGATATTAACTATTTAAAACTAAAATAA
- a CDS encoding M15 family metallopeptidase, protein MDKVTLERIQKLHPLVRDEVKQIIAECDEALTGRAKIRITQGLRSFEEQEKLYAIGRITSGKKVTNAKAGQSIHNYGLAVDICLIIDGKTASWDTAKDWDNDKVADWYECVKIFARHGWDWGGNWKTFKDLPHFEKKDIPSKKGPVKTTWRILLKLPKDKQNYVIF, encoded by the coding sequence ATGGACAAAGTAACCTTAGAACGGATTCAAAAACTTCACCCGCTGGTAAGAGATGAAGTAAAACAAATTATAGCGGAATGTGATGAAGCACTCACAGGAAGAGCCAAGATAAGAATAACCCAGGGGCTAAGATCTTTTGAAGAACAGGAAAAGCTGTATGCTATCGGAAGAATTACCTCAGGAAAGAAAGTGACAAATGCTAAAGCAGGACAAAGTATTCATAATTATGGTCTTGCAGTAGATATCTGCCTGATCATCGATGGAAAAACAGCAAGTTGGGATACCGCAAAAGACTGGGATAATGATAAAGTGGCAGACTGGTATGAGTGTGTAAAAATTTTTGCCCGCCATGGCTGGGACTGGGGTGGAAACTGGAAAACATTTAAGGATCTTCCCCACTTTGAAAAAAAAGATATTCCCTCTAAAAAGGGCCCTGTAAAAACGACCTGGAGAATACTTTTGAAGTTGCCGAAAGACAAGCAGAATTACGTCATTTTTTAG
- a CDS encoding GNAT family N-acetyltransferase encodes MEKFPIIQTERLILSELEEKDIPFIVEYLQHRIFSDLTSNIPHPYLESDAVSWLKMSKKAFDNHTGYTFAIRNKEGQMIGAIGLHDRDDDKAELGYWIGIPYWNKGLVTEAAQAVLNFGFKKLEFNKIFATHFLHNPASGRIMEKIGMEQEAVLKQEMKKDGEYFDIVRYAIFKD; translated from the coding sequence ATGGAAAAATTTCCCATTATACAAACCGAAAGATTGATTCTTTCAGAACTGGAAGAGAAGGATATCCCTTTTATTGTTGAATATCTTCAGCACAGGATTTTTTCTGATCTTACTTCCAATATTCCGCATCCGTATTTGGAAAGTGATGCCGTATCCTGGCTGAAAATGTCAAAAAAAGCTTTTGATAACCATACAGGATATACTTTTGCCATTCGAAACAAAGAAGGGCAGATGATTGGGGCCATCGGTCTGCATGACAGGGATGATGATAAGGCAGAACTGGGATACTGGATCGGAATCCCTTACTGGAATAAAGGATTGGTAACCGAAGCGGCACAAGCGGTTTTAAATTTTGGTTTTAAAAAACTGGAGTTCAATAAGATCTTTGCGACTCACTTTCTGCACAATCCGGCATCCGGGAGAATTATGGAGAAAATTGGAATGGAGCAGGAAGCGGTGCTGAAGCAGGAAATGAAGAAAGACGGAGAATATTTTGACATCGTGCGGTATGCTATTTTTAAAGACTGA
- a CDS encoding energy transducer TonB, giving the protein MKTLLIAISCFISSFLLSQQKEEFRLVKNYYNQHRTMLNKEFRKKFDAESSTVKKNEIKGDFLFFMKKMDSIENNALIGALLKVRNLEDLHTIKNPKLTPSEKYSDAEKPADYPGGINSLRQEVANLLYVDGVYSEEKMVKTDVAFIVEKDGSVSNVHAQGDNFTFNRQAEIALYSLAEKFSPAMIKGDPICYSFKLPLTLTMTD; this is encoded by the coding sequence TTGAAAACTCTACTCATTGCTATCAGCTGTTTTATTTCTTCCTTTTTACTGTCACAGCAGAAAGAAGAATTCAGGCTTGTAAAAAACTATTACAACCAGCACAGAACAATGCTGAATAAAGAGTTCAGGAAAAAATTTGATGCAGAATCCAGTACCGTAAAAAAAAACGAGATCAAAGGAGATTTTCTCTTTTTTATGAAAAAAATGGACAGCATTGAAAACAATGCATTGATCGGAGCTTTATTGAAGGTGAGAAACTTGGAAGATCTTCATACCATCAAAAATCCCAAGCTTACACCATCTGAAAAATATTCAGATGCAGAAAAACCTGCAGATTATCCCGGCGGAATCAACTCTTTGAGGCAGGAAGTCGCCAATCTGCTGTACGTAGACGGGGTATATTCTGAAGAAAAGATGGTAAAAACAGATGTCGCTTTTATTGTAGAAAAAGATGGATCAGTAAGCAATGTTCATGCACAGGGGGATAATTTCACCTTCAACAGGCAGGCAGAAATTGCCCTTTACTCATTGGCAGAAAAATTTTCTCCCGCCATGATAAAAGGCGATCCTATTTGCTACAGTTTCAAACTTCCTTTAACTTTAACGATGACGGATTAA
- a CDS encoding nucleoside deaminase encodes MFTDEYYMKMALQEAEAALEKDEVPIGCVVVSNNRIIARAHNLTETLNDVTAHAEMQAITSAANFLGGKYLKDCTLYVTMEPCVMCSGALSWSQISKVVIGARDEQRGFINKHLSLHPKTEIITGIMEAECSSIVKDFFKSKR; translated from the coding sequence ATGTTTACTGACGAATATTACATGAAAATGGCGCTGCAGGAAGCAGAAGCCGCTTTAGAAAAAGATGAGGTTCCTATTGGATGCGTGGTGGTTTCCAACAACCGCATTATCGCAAGAGCCCATAACCTCACCGAAACATTGAATGATGTGACTGCCCACGCAGAAATGCAGGCTATCACCTCAGCAGCTAATTTCCTTGGAGGAAAGTACTTAAAGGACTGTACCCTGTATGTAACCATGGAGCCCTGCGTGATGTGTTCCGGTGCTCTCTCCTGGTCTCAGATCTCAAAAGTGGTAATAGGAGCCAGAGACGAACAAAGAGGATTTATCAATAAGCACCTTTCCCTCCATCCTAAAACCGAAATTATTACAGGAATTATGGAAGCAGAATGCTCCTCTATCGTTAAAGATTTTTTTAAAAGTAAAAGATAG